From one Oncorhynchus keta strain PuntledgeMale-10-30-2019 chromosome 30, Oket_V2, whole genome shotgun sequence genomic stretch:
- the LOC118363173 gene encoding FERM and PDZ domain-containing protein 4-like isoform X2 codes for MDEDSHVSQSSSLEEVHRLDGVQQVPPAPRLVEMRRDPVLGFGFVAGSEKPVVVRSVTPGGPSEAKLIPGDEIIMINDEAVSSAPRERVIDLVRNCKESIMLTVVQPYPSPKSAFISAAKKAKLKSNPVKVRFAEEVIINGQVPNTVKDNSLLFMQKVLKVYLENGQTKSFRFDCSTSIKDVIMTLQEKLSIKCIEHFSLMLEQRTEGSGSKLLLLHEQEMLTRVTQRPGSDKMKCFFRISFVPKDPVDLLRRDAVAFEYLYVQSCNDVVLERFGSELKYDAALRLAALQMYVLTMTTRQLQKVSLKYIQKEWGLTLFIPPAVMTSMKEKNIKKALTHILKTNQNLVPPGKKLTALQAKVHYLKYLSELRLYGGRVFKSILLQGEKQTEVTLLVGPRYGISHVINTKTNLMALLADFSHVNRIEILTEDDINVRVELHVMDVRPITLIMESSDAMNLACLTAGYYRLLVDSRRSIFNMAHCNSIAEEMDQDNLLEWPYSTSLDNCEDPNAAGQDERYSSDMDFSNNGGRENNISPYIPERQHHTLTLQQNERPSEGRRSPQPPPLPPARNKPQDSPRSAKVSFIFGDPPLNTVNPQNFGYERLMDESPEVPEHRPIAYLHNNVNNPGDFRAQVPVPFQFADGMPHVVYSNIGEELVEEPLLRDLCYADTTDDAEDEDDASCEEDSTGTGGGEGGGGGTTSASKATILTLSGSSDDIIDLTSLPPPEGGDDDDDDTDGVLHSLNLAIAAPPPGFRDSSDEESPESRPLATAGNNDMPVSLIAAVPTGSHGEGSGRERRLEDAMVTTLQALEALTVSEERPHPPRPQRPQPNTNPGVQMSRAFSPESSSDSGNETNSSEMTETMEQAAAHKLIHENHRRLLIATSEGYQPLTEEKTDFPISPRVATQKKAHSPSHNRDGEPPSSTALPKQTLHPDDIELDPETTDSLTNLSSGFSKRPNSVVVGGKRLKKLADTNGKFNTFSTRDGHRGSQLDVERTSFCDRLQRRPPLPLPENSISIMAENLAVNSLPKSHRRLPRPPPPHPERTEPEEEPGEAAVGDTGAMGGQQEEYLGGAAGPFPSSPTKKTRDPPGGQGDAPGEQRQQVRQGVARLCEYHLAKRISSLQSEAHNSLQGSQCSSLDAGCSTGSSACGTPTDSPLCAPDGNHHPLSESSTSLRVFTYEDKAPHGTPGQIPVGRDLHPQADPTLLRKMLPNIHPPGSDISIEGSLRSAKMKETTGSIAKRSNLQNDLHAKTACVRGANLKEGNESYRQLINYLTVSQMHQGGRLHSAGLGGGVRKDTRRYITSNPQLIEMVRSKGNTIHRYPCMPPSSSSPFLSPSLVNPNAVTSRGDKGPRPYHSTTLPAKLKSNPDLHAQRPADSVEVRPSGTERRSSFSGLESELERGAIDPEVERFLSLRDNIHGGGGGGGMVHRPPSRARSVMSQSGASICGPEDWLRSDCRTKHAIRQTPNDYLCFSTAPSVARTEQLGTSLGAEAGDHPSAFTKQARACATAPPPPPPPPPPPPLPANMSTHNSTVPKQSTITYRQNHIQSVTASLHHQCEPNMNSLQRGRDSSMNSLHLGREPSTNSLQRDREPSINSLHLGREPSINSLHLGRELSTNSLQRDREPSINSLHLGREPSINSLHLGRELSTNSLQRDREPSINSLQRGRELRRSTSNVTAGSGSVEVLFDKGRTKCQQGPVDPKLQRRPTRKRLSKSYSQGSVASTCWSAGGRDSRRASVMFPLQKDAKHMKGSQKMDSSSPWRCNGPFSYCFFKRKSQAEEDEVEGGEMGERGESSRRCHGREMEEAASIYGLATDAAGDQLYSEVLTNMSFSDRLSRINTLKDRMYIFPVGFSDVRRDASELIALVRSSVGRGDRSGQVPQITADLSQYKQLLSIESKELGRACRRMAQAHGSPEEMLLAITCSFQVLCCLSEACMCLVRGLRASAAQQQREVVAKVDELVMNYICLLRAAEAASIGAPSDHNVNALVRHSSTMSAIANALTRSLKTLLSK; via the exons ATGGATGAGGACAG CCACGTGTCCCAGAGCAGCTCCCTGGAGGAGGTGCACCGTCTGGATGGGGTGCAGCAGGTGCCCCCTGCCCCCCGGCTGGTGGAGATGAGACGGGACCCCGTCCTGGGGTTCGGCTTCGTGGCCGGAAGCGAAAAACCGGTGGTGGTCCGCTCCGTCACGCCTG GAGGTCCCTCGGAGGCAAAGCTGATCCCAGGAGATGAGATCATCATGATCAACGACGAGGCAGTCAGCTCAGCGCCCAGGGAACGAGTCATCGACCTCGTCAG AAACTGTAAGGAGTCCATTATGTTGACTGTTGTCCAGCCGTACCCT TCGCCCAAATCAGCGTTCATCAGTGCAGCCAAAAAAGCCAAGCTCAAGTCCAATCCGGTCAAAGTGCGCTTCGCAGAAGAGGTCATCATTAACGGTCAGGTTCCG AACACAGTGAAGGACAACTCCCTCCTCTTCATGCAGAAGGTTCTGAAGGTGTACCTGGAGAACGGGCAGACCAAGTCGTTTCGGTTCGACTGCAGCACATCCATCAAG GATGTTATCATGACCCTACAAGAGAAGCTGTCCATCAAGTGCATTGAACACTTCTCCCTGATGCTGGAGCAGCGGACGGAGGGATCGGGCAGCAAGCTGCTACTCTTGCATGAGCAGGAGATGCTAACTCGG GTGACACAGAGGCCGGGGTCCGATAAGATGAAATGTTTCTTCAGAATCAGCTTCGTCCCCAAGGACCCGGTGGATCTGCTCAGACGGGATGCCGTGGCATTTGAATACCTCTACGTACAG AGCTGTAACGATGTGGTTCTGGAGCGCTTTGGCTCGGAGCTGAAGTACGACGCCGCGCTACGATTGGCCGCTCTGCAGATGTACGTCCTCACTATGACGACCAGACAGCTGCAGAAGGTCTCACTCAAATACATCCA GAAGGAGTGGGGTCTGACACTTTTCATCCCACCAGCAGTGATGACCAGCatgaaggagaagaacatcaAGAAAGCACTGACGCACATCCTCAAAACCAATCAGAACCTAGTGCCTCCGGGAAAAAAG TTGACTGCATTGCAGGCTAAAGTGCACTACTTGAAGTATCTCAGTGAGCTGAGGTTGTATGGAGGGAGAGTGTTCAAATCCATACTTTTG CAAGGGGAGAAGCAGACAGAGGTGACCTTGCTAGTGGGGCCCAGGTACGGCATCAGTCACGTGATCAACACCAAGACCAACCTGATGGCCCTGCTGGCAGACTTCAGCCACGTGAACCGCATCGAGATCCTCACAGAGGATGATATCAACGTCCGCGTGGAGCTACACGTCATGGATGTCAGG CCCATCACGTTGATAATGGAGTCTAGTGATGCTATGAACCTGGCGTGTCTGACAGCAGGGTACTATCGACTCCTAGTGGACTCTAGGAGATCTATCTTCAACATGGCCCACTGCAACAGCATCGCTGAAGAAATGG ATCAGGACAATCTTCTGGAGTGGCCGTACAGCACTTCATTAGACAACTGTGAGGACCCCAATGCTGCCGGCCAGGACGAGCGTTACAGCAGTGACATGGACTTCTCTaacaatggagggagagagaacaacatCTCTCCCTACATCCCCGAGCGCCAACACCATACCCTAACCCTGCAGCAGAACGAGAGGCCGTCGGAGGGGCGGAGGAGTCCCCAgcccccacctctcccccctgCCAGAAACAAACCCCAAGACTCCCCCCGGAGCGCCAAGGTCTCCTTCATCTTCGGAGACCCCCCTTTGAACACTGTTAACCCCCAGAACTTTGGCTACGAGCGCCTGATGGATGAGAGTCCCGAGGTGCCCGAGCACAGGCCCATAGCCTACTTGCACAACAACGTCAACAACCCGGGGGACTTTAGGGCCCAGGTGCCCGTGCCCTTCCAATTCGCCGACGGCATGCCGCATGTGGTCTACAGCAACATCGGCGAGGAGCTGGTGGAGGAACCGCTGCTAAGGGACCTTTGTTATGCAGACACCACGGACGACGCCGAGGATGAGGACGACGCCAGCTGTGAGGAAGACTCTACCGGGACGGGAgggggggagggtggagggggtggcACGACGTCGGCGAGCAAAGCCACGATCCTCACCCTCTCGGGCTCCAGCGATGACATCATCGACCTGACCTCACTTCCTCCCCCCGAGGGGggcgatgatgacgatgatgatacCGACGGTGTCCTCCATTCGCTAAATCTCGCCATTGCCGCCCCGCCCCCGGGGTTCAGAGACAGTTCTGATGAGGAGAGTCCCGAGAGTCGCCCTTTGGCCACTGCCGGCAACAATGACATGCCCGTGTCGCTGATCGCCGCTGTCCCCACGGGGTCGCATGGTGAGGGGAGCGGCAGGGAAAGGAGGCTGGAGGATGCCATGGTAACAACACTGCAGGCACTGGAAGCCCTGACCGTGTCTGAGGAGAGGCCACACCCACCACGCCCACAGCGACCacagcccaacactaacccag GTGTGCAAATGTCTCGAGCTTTCAGTCCTGAGTCTTCCTCTGACTCGGGCAATGAGACCAACTCCTCAGAGATGACCGAGACCATGGAGCAGGCCGCCGCCCACAAACTCATCCACGAGAACCACAGGCGCCTCCTTATCGCCACCTCCGAAGGCTACCAGCCTCTGACAGAGGAAAAGACAGACTTCCCCATCTCGCCCAGAGTGGCCACCCAAAAGAAAGCCCACAGCCCCTCCCACAATCGAGACGGCGAGCCGCCGTCGTCCACCGCGCTCCCTAAACAGACCCTCCATCCAGATGACATAGAGCTGGATCCAGAAACCACTGATTCTCTGACTAACCTCTCCTCCGGCTTCAGCAAGCGACCCAACTCCGTGGTTGTTGGAGGGAAACGGCTAAAAAAGTTGGCCGACACCAACGGGAAGTTCAACACGTTCAGTACCAGAGACGGCCACAGGGGGAGCCAGCTGGATGTGGAGCGTACCTCGTTCTGCGATAGGCTGCAGAGAAGGCCACCTCTTCCTCTACCAGAGAATTCCATCTCCATCATGGCGGAGAACCTGGCGGTGAACAGCCTGCCAAAGAGTCACCGCAGGCTGCCgcgcccccctcccccacaccctgAACGGACAGAGCCTGAGGAGGAACCGGGGGAGGCTGCAGTGGGGGACACTGGGGCTATGGGCGGCCAGCAGGAAGAGTACCTGGGGGGAGCGGCAGgtcccttcccctcttcccctacCAAGAAGACCCGGGACCCCCCCGGTGGACAGGGAGATGCCCCAGGGGAGCAGCGGCAGCAAGTGAGGCAAGGGGTTGCCCGGCTGTGTGAGTACCACCTAGCCAAACGGATCTCGTCCCTTCAGAGCGAGGCTCACAACTCCCTGCAGGGCTCCCAGTGCTCATCACTGGACGCGGGCTGCAGCACGGGGAGCAGCGCCTGTGGCACCCCAACGGATTCGCCCCTCTGTGCCCCCGACGGCAACCACCACCCGCTCTCCGAATCTTCCACATCCCTCAGGGTTTTCACCTATGAGGACAAGGCTCCCCATGGCACCCCGGGCCAGATCCCTGTGGGCAGGGACCTCCACCCCCAAGCAGACCCCACACTCCTGCGGAAGATGCTGCCCAACATACACCCTCCTGGGTCAGACATCAGCATAGAGGGTTCCCTCCGGTCGGCCAAGATGAAAGAAACCACAGGTAGTATAGCTAAAAGGAGTAACCTTCAAAATGATCTGCATGCCAAGACAGCCTGTGTAAGGGGTGCTAACCTCAAGGAGGGGAACGAGTCCTATAGACAGCTCATTAACTACCTGACAGTGAGCCAGATGCACCAGGGAGGCAGGTTGCATAGTGCAGGCCTgggagggggagtcaggaaggaCACTAGGAGATATATTACCAGTAATCCCCAACTGATAGAGATGGTTAGGAGTAAAGGGAACACCATTCACCGCTATCCCTGCATGCCCCCCTCGTCCTCGTCACCCTTCCTCAGCCCGAGTCTAGTGAACCCCAATGCAGTCACCTCACGGGGTGACAAAGGCCCCCGGCCCTATCACTCCACCACCCTGCCCGCTAAGTTGAAGAGCAATCCTGACTTGCATGCTCAGAGACCCGCTGACAGTGTTGAAGTAAGGCCCAGTGGCACAGAGAGGAGGAGCTCCTTTTCGGGCCTCGAGAGTGAGTTAGAGAGGGGCGCCATCGACCCTGAGGTCGAGCGGTTCCTGTCCCTGAGGGACAACATCCatggagggggtgggggtgggggcatGGTCCACAGGCCCCCCTCCAGGGCGCGGAGTGTGATGTCCCAAAGCGGTGCCAGCATCTGTGGCCCAGAGGACTGGCTCAGATCTGACTGCAGGACAAAGCATGCCATCCGACAGACTCCTAATGATTATCTCTGTTTTTCTACTGCCCCTAGTGTAGCTCGCACAGAGCAGCTGGGGACATCACTGGGAGCGGAAGCAGGAGATCACCCATCAGCTTTCACTAAGCAGGCCCGAGCCTGTGCCACggctccaccccctcctcctccaccacctcctccacctcccctaccAGCCAACATGAGCACCCACAACTCCACTGTGCCAAAGCAGTCCACCATCACATACAGACAAAACCACATCCAGTCAGTCACAGCCAGCCTCCACCACCAGTGCGAGCCCAATATGAACAGCCTCCAGAGGGGCAGGGACTCCAGTATGAACAGCCTCCACTTGGGCAGGGAACCCAGCACCAACAGCCTGCAGCGGGACAGGGAGCCCAGCATCAACAGCCTCCACCTGGGCAGGGAGCCCAGCATAAACAGCCTCCACCTGGGCAGAGAGCTCAGCACCAACAGCCTGCAGCGGGACAGGGAGCCCAGCATCAACAGCCTCCACCTGGGCAGGGAGCCCAGCATAAACAGCCTCCACCTGGGCAGAGAGCTCAGCACCAACAGCCTGCAGCGGGACAGGGAGCCCAGCATCAATAGCCTGCAGCGGGGCAGGGAGCTCAGACGGAGCACCAGTAATGTAACGGCGGGCTCCGGGAGTGTGGAGGTGCTCTTCGACAAAGGCAGAACCAAGTGCCAGCAAGGACCAGTTGACCCCAAACTACAGAGGAGACCCACGAGGAAGAGGCTGTCGAAGAGCTACTCGCAGGGCTCAGTAGCATCCACGTGCTGGTCGGCTGGGGGCAGAGACAGCCGGAGGGCCTCAGTGATGTTTCCCCTGCAGAAGGACGCCAAGCACATGAAGGGCTCGCAGAAGATGGACTCGAGCAGCCCCTGGAGGTGCAACGGTCCCTTCAGCTACTGCTTCTTCAAGAGGAAGAGCCAGGCAGAGGAGGATGAGGTAGAGGGGGGTGAGATGGGCGAGAGGGGCGAGAGTTCCAGGCGCTGCCATGGCAGGGAAATGGAGGAAGCAGCGTCTATATACGGCCTGGCCACGGACGCAGCAGGCGACCAGCTCTACAGCGAGGTCCTAACCAACATGAGCTTCAGCGACCGGCTGTCGCGCATTAACACGCTCAAAGACCGCATGTACATCTTCCCCGTTGGCTTCTCGGATGTACGCCGCGACGCCAGCGAGCTCATCGCCCTAGTGCGCTCAAGCGTAGGCAGGGGGGACCGCAGCGGCCAGGTGCCACAGATCACAGCCGACCTGTCCCAATACAAGCAGCTGCTGTCCATCGAGTCTAAAGAGCTGGGGCGGGCATGTCGCAGGATGGCCCAGGCCCACGGTAGCCCAGAGGAGATGCTGCTGGCCATCACCTGCAGTTTCCAGGTGCTGTGCTGCCTGTCTGAGGCCTGCATGTGCCTGGTGAGGGGCCTGAGGGCATCAGCTGCCCAACAGCAGAGGGAGGTGGTGGCCAAGGTGGACGAGCTGGTCATGAACTACATCTGCCTGCTGCGCGCAGCCGAGGCGGCGTCCATCGGAGCGCCCAGCGACCACAACGTCAATGCCCTGGTCCGCCACTCCAGCACCATGTCAGCCATCGCCAACGCACTCACCCGCTCCCTCAAAACGCTGCTTAGCAAGTAG